DNA sequence from the Chitinophaga flava genome:
CACGGCAATCCATGAACCTCAATACCATCGCCGAAAACTTCGACACCAGCAGGCCCGGCATCTCCCAGCATATTAAAATACTGACGGAATGCGGCCTGATCGTCATGCGCAAACAAGGACGGGAACGTTACTGCGAACTAAAAATAGACCGGCTCCAGGAAATATCCGGATGGGTGGAAGAATGCCGGAAATACTGGAATGAGACCATCGATTCCATGGAACTGTACTTAGAGGATTTACAATCAAAAAATAAAAAAAATGGCAAACAGAGCAAAAAATGATACGTTCATCTCCCGTATCATCCGTGCACCACGGGAATTAGTATTTGAAGCATGGACTCAACCCGAA
Encoded proteins:
- a CDS encoding ArsR/SmtB family transcription factor, coding for MEKRRDIYQAIADPTRREIITLIARQSMNLNTIAENFDTSRPGISQHIKILTECGLIVMRKQGRERYCELKIDRLQEISGWVEECRKYWNETIDSMELYLEDLQSKNKKNGKQSKK